The following coding sequences lie in one Kribbella sp. NBC_00709 genomic window:
- a CDS encoding carbohydrate ABC transporter permease: protein MLVLFLVFRFLPVIGAFLLSLTDYRISGKWDFIALDNYTRLLSDKVFHEALLVTVTYTVIFVPLTVLLSLGTAMLLHQVVWKREFFRGVFFLPYVTSIVLAAVIWKWIYDAQDGLLNAALGLVSIGPIDFLSQSSTVLPSIAVTSAWKGFGYSMLILLAGLQAVPKSYLEAAMIDGAGSWQRFRFVTLPQLRPVLFFVLVIETIGAFQVFDAMYVMTGGGPVRSSYSLVYFLYDSGFKYFDFGYASAIGLVLFLIVLIVSLVQRRLVGRDD from the coding sequence ATGCTCGTTCTGTTCCTGGTGTTCCGGTTCTTACCGGTGATCGGCGCGTTCCTGCTGTCGCTGACCGACTACCGGATCAGCGGCAAATGGGATTTCATTGCCCTCGACAACTACACGCGACTGTTGTCGGACAAGGTGTTCCACGAAGCGCTACTGGTCACCGTCACCTACACGGTGATCTTCGTACCGCTGACGGTCCTGCTCTCGCTCGGCACCGCGATGCTGCTGCATCAGGTCGTCTGGAAGCGCGAGTTCTTCCGGGGCGTGTTCTTCCTGCCGTACGTCACCAGCATCGTGCTGGCCGCGGTCATCTGGAAATGGATCTACGACGCACAGGACGGCCTGCTGAACGCCGCACTCGGGCTGGTGAGCATCGGGCCGATCGACTTCCTCAGCCAGTCCAGCACCGTGCTGCCGTCGATCGCGGTGACGTCGGCCTGGAAGGGCTTCGGGTACTCGATGCTGATCCTGCTCGCGGGTCTGCAGGCGGTGCCGAAGTCGTACCTCGAGGCGGCGATGATCGACGGCGCCGGGTCATGGCAGCGGTTCAGGTTCGTGACGCTGCCGCAGCTGCGGCCGGTGCTGTTCTTCGTGCTGGTGATCGAGACCATCGGCGCGTTCCAGGTCTTCGACGCGATGTACGTGATGACCGGCGGCGGCCCGGTGCGGTCCAGCTACTCGCTCGTGTACTTCCTCTACGACAGCGGCTTCAAGTACTTCGACTTCGGCTACGCCAGCGCGATCGGCCTGGTGCTGTTCCTGATCGTGCTGATCGTCTCGCTCGTACAGCGCCGGCTCGTCGGGAGGGACGACTGA
- a CDS encoding ABC transporter substrate-binding protein, which produces MISTVRRIAAPLTALVLAAALSSCGGGDSGSADSKKSVTLWMYPVIADQAASDAYWKKVETDFEAANSGIDLKIEAQPWANREEKVAAAFSGKKGPDVLLMIPDQIPQYVKSGSLEPIDDVVAPEKDKFLPAAIPGLTVEGKVYGVPIYHTVTTTMYNKTVLTKAGISKPPETWDEIKAAAPKLKAAGFSTLDYSASPEATLNLNFYPLLWQAGGKVFADDGKSVTFNQAPGVEALTFLKSLWDEGAIPKTALTAGNVVADSPFGKGQVAMAMTSVPADVATVTKTWGAGNVEIGSPLTGKKQVGYGIPGGLVLNAASDNVDASKKFLSFMEQSAQLDGLSKASGFYSPRNDAKSESTDPTVAKFHDALQYAVPGEANPSARQIMSMLSTEIQAVLTGKKQPQQALDDAAKQANDLLSRQR; this is translated from the coding sequence ATGATTTCCACCGTCCGCCGCATCGCGGCACCACTCACGGCGCTTGTTCTCGCCGCCGCGCTCAGTTCCTGCGGCGGAGGCGACTCGGGCTCCGCGGACTCGAAGAAGAGCGTCACGCTCTGGATGTACCCGGTGATCGCCGACCAGGCGGCCAGCGACGCCTACTGGAAGAAGGTCGAGACCGACTTCGAGGCGGCGAACTCCGGGATCGACCTCAAGATCGAGGCGCAGCCGTGGGCGAACCGTGAGGAGAAGGTCGCGGCCGCGTTCTCGGGCAAGAAGGGCCCGGACGTGCTGCTGATGATCCCGGACCAGATCCCGCAGTACGTGAAGAGCGGCTCGCTGGAGCCGATCGACGACGTGGTCGCGCCGGAGAAGGACAAGTTCCTGCCGGCCGCGATCCCCGGCCTGACCGTCGAGGGCAAGGTGTACGGCGTCCCGATCTACCACACGGTCACGACGACGATGTACAACAAGACCGTCCTGACCAAGGCCGGGATCAGCAAGCCGCCGGAGACCTGGGACGAGATCAAGGCGGCCGCGCCGAAGCTCAAGGCGGCCGGGTTCTCGACGCTGGACTACTCGGCCTCGCCGGAGGCGACGCTGAACCTGAACTTCTACCCGCTGCTGTGGCAGGCCGGCGGCAAGGTGTTCGCCGACGACGGCAAGTCCGTCACGTTCAACCAGGCTCCGGGTGTGGAGGCGCTGACGTTCCTGAAGTCGCTGTGGGACGAGGGCGCGATCCCGAAGACCGCGCTCACCGCGGGCAACGTGGTCGCCGACTCGCCGTTCGGCAAGGGTCAGGTCGCGATGGCGATGACCAGCGTGCCGGCCGACGTGGCCACGGTCACGAAGACCTGGGGCGCGGGGAACGTCGAGATCGGCTCGCCGCTGACCGGCAAGAAGCAGGTCGGGTACGGGATCCCGGGTGGGCTGGTGCTGAACGCGGCGTCGGACAACGTCGACGCATCGAAGAAGTTCCTGTCCTTCATGGAGCAGTCGGCCCAGCTGGACGGTCTGAGCAAGGCGTCGGGTTTCTACTCGCCGCGCAACGACGCGAAGTCCGAGTCGACCGACCCGACCGTGGCGAAGTTCCACGACGCCCTGCAGTACGCCGTCCCGGGTGAGGCGAACCCGTCGGCGCGGCAGATCATGTCGATGCTGAGCACCGAGATCCAGGCGGTGCTGACCGGTAAGAAGCAGCCCCAGCAGGCCCTCGACGACGCGGCGAAGCAGGCCAACGACCTCCTGTCGAGACAACGTTGA
- a CDS encoding DUF7144 family membrane protein, with protein sequence MPEPDESTTATHRRPGEVEVPEWPSRWVGWILFAGVMMIVLGMIHAFQGLVAIYDDTYFLVRTARLAVHLGYETWGWIHLAVALFVIVAGVALLNGRLWGRVIGVVLAVLSLLLNMAFLAAYPSWSTITIAVDVLIIWALTVHGHEMHQMLNANKRQP encoded by the coding sequence GTGCCGGAGCCCGACGAGAGCACCACCGCAACCCACCGACGCCCCGGCGAGGTCGAGGTCCCCGAATGGCCCAGCCGATGGGTCGGCTGGATCCTGTTCGCCGGCGTGATGATGATCGTGCTCGGGATGATCCACGCGTTCCAGGGCCTGGTCGCGATCTACGACGACACGTACTTCCTGGTCCGCACCGCCCGCCTGGCGGTCCACCTCGGCTACGAGACCTGGGGCTGGATCCACCTGGCCGTAGCCCTGTTCGTCATCGTCGCCGGCGTAGCCCTCCTCAACGGCCGCCTGTGGGGCCGGGTGATAGGAGTCGTCCTGGCAGTCCTCAGCCTCCTGCTGAACATGGCGTTCCTGGCCGCCTACCCCAGCTGGTCCACCATCACCATCGCCGTAGACGTCCTGATCATCTGGGCCCTCACCGTCCACGGCCACGAAATGCACCAGATGCTCAACGCCAACAAACGCCAGCCGTAA
- a CDS encoding carbohydrate ABC transporter permease, whose protein sequence is MAQVLERPPVRPVVEAPTAGRRTAARLTLPTLLTLTAIVTIVPFAAMVLVAFAPPSGQTFPDALNPANFTLENFSHVLSSSDIPRWTVNSLLYSLVSVVCVLLFASMAGYAFAKKKFPGREIMFWAFLATLMVPFQATLIPSYILVARFDWVDSYWGLIVPTLANSQAVFLMRQFIMQLPDELFEAAEIDGASEWRIFTTIVMPLIRPVLATLGIFVFLWHWNDFLWPLVIGQSGKMQTLTVGLATLQTQAVPINQVMAGATITVVPSLLVFGLLQRYLTDSIAMSGLKA, encoded by the coding sequence ATGGCTCAGGTACTCGAACGGCCTCCGGTGCGGCCGGTCGTGGAGGCCCCGACGGCAGGCCGGCGTACGGCGGCCCGCTTGACGTTGCCGACCTTGCTGACGCTGACCGCGATCGTGACGATCGTGCCGTTCGCCGCGATGGTCCTGGTCGCGTTCGCGCCGCCGAGCGGACAGACGTTCCCGGACGCGCTGAACCCGGCGAACTTCACGCTCGAGAACTTCTCCCACGTGCTGTCGAGCTCGGACATCCCACGATGGACGGTGAACTCGCTGCTCTACTCGCTGGTGTCGGTCGTCTGCGTGCTGCTGTTCGCGTCGATGGCGGGGTACGCGTTCGCGAAGAAGAAGTTCCCGGGGCGGGAGATCATGTTCTGGGCGTTCCTCGCGACGCTGATGGTGCCGTTCCAGGCGACGCTGATCCCGTCGTACATCCTGGTCGCGCGGTTCGACTGGGTGGACAGCTACTGGGGGCTGATCGTGCCGACGCTGGCCAACTCCCAGGCCGTCTTCCTGATGCGGCAGTTCATCATGCAACTCCCGGACGAGCTGTTCGAAGCCGCCGAGATCGACGGTGCGTCCGAGTGGCGGATCTTCACCACCATCGTCATGCCGCTCATCCGGCCGGTGCTGGCGACGCTCGGGATCTTCGTCTTCCTGTGGCACTGGAACGACTTCCTCTGGCCGTTGGTCATCGGCCAGTCCGGCAAGATGCAAACCCTCACCGTCGGCCTCGCCACCCTCCAAACCCAAGCGGTCCCCATCAACCAGGTCATGGCCGGCGCCACCATCACCGTCGTCCCCAGCCTGCTCGTCTTCGGCCTCCTCCAGCGCTACTTGACCGACTCCATAGCCATGTCGGGCCTGAAAGCCTGA
- a CDS encoding LLM class flavin-dependent oxidoreductase yields MRLGLYLNLYGTPGERPQLADAVEQARLAEQAGFEWVVLGERHLHRPGYHEILTSMTWLAAHTSRIGIATAGIVAPLYDPVVLAETLAHIDVLSGGRLTAGFVLGYRPEEFALYGVTQPERVARFEEGLEILTGLWTSDEVTYEGKFTSIQDAYLSPRPVQSPRPRLWNGGRVSAVLERTARMCDGWTTSFNELDADLPAKIAEYLSYPRGAGTLGQEVILCREGYCAPTSQDARAALEEPLRDLYDAYTGWKRTSTDVSRYTQGWDEIVDRSVIGSPAECADRLAHYEQLGADGLILRIQPPGMPQSDALRAIESFGNLL; encoded by the coding sequence ATGCGGCTGGGTCTGTATCTGAACCTCTACGGCACCCCCGGCGAGCGGCCCCAATTGGCCGACGCGGTCGAGCAGGCGCGGCTCGCCGAGCAGGCCGGGTTCGAGTGGGTCGTGCTCGGCGAACGGCACCTGCACCGGCCCGGGTACCACGAGATCCTCACGTCGATGACGTGGCTGGCCGCGCACACGTCCCGGATCGGGATCGCGACGGCCGGGATCGTGGCGCCGCTGTACGACCCCGTCGTACTCGCGGAGACGCTGGCGCACATCGACGTGCTGTCGGGCGGGCGGCTGACCGCCGGGTTCGTGCTCGGGTACCGGCCGGAGGAGTTCGCGCTGTACGGCGTGACGCAGCCGGAGCGGGTCGCGCGGTTCGAGGAGGGGCTGGAGATCCTGACGGGGCTGTGGACGTCCGACGAGGTCACGTACGAGGGGAAGTTCACCAGCATCCAGGACGCGTACCTGTCGCCGCGACCGGTCCAGTCGCCGCGTCCGCGGTTGTGGAACGGCGGGCGGGTGTCGGCGGTGCTGGAACGCACCGCCCGCATGTGCGACGGCTGGACCACGTCGTTCAACGAGCTGGACGCGGACCTGCCGGCCAAGATCGCGGAGTACCTGTCGTATCCGCGCGGCGCCGGGACGCTGGGGCAGGAGGTCATTCTCTGCCGGGAGGGGTACTGCGCTCCCACGTCGCAGGACGCCCGCGCCGCGCTGGAGGAGCCGCTGCGTGACCTGTACGACGCCTACACGGGCTGGAAACGCACCTCCACCGACGTCAGCCGCTACACCCAGGGCTGGGACGAGATCGTGGACCGCAGTGTCATCGGCTCCCCGGCCGAATGCGCCGACCGCCTGGCCCACTACGAACAGCTGGGCGCCGACGGCCTGATCCTCCGGATCCAGCCCCCCGGCATGCCCCAATCAGACGCCCTCCGAGCCATCGAGTCCTTCGGCAACCTCTTGTAG